In Rhodopirellula sp. P2, the DNA window CATGTCGTCGACTTCTCGTGTGAACAGTTTGCCGCTGGCGTCGACCGCTTCGTTGGTCGAGGGGGGGTTGGTTTGGATATCACTGCCCGCCAACGCTGCGACGTACTTCCATGGTGGGTCGTCTTTGCTCTTGGTTCCCGTGCTGGCGAAGATCAGCTCTTGTTCCAGCTTCAGGTTTTTGTCCGCCCAGAACAGTTGGTTTTCTTTCCAAATGCGTTTTGCGTTCAAGATGCCAACATTGCCTTGCGCTTCTGGCGACAGGTTCGGCAATTCCTTTTGGGTGTACACATCAATTCGCGAGATGAAGATGCTGTAGACCGATTTGAATTGGTCGAGTGAACGGGTGCCGGATTCAGCCGCCCGTTGAGCACCTTTCCAAACCGCTTCGCGTGCCGCGTGGTACTGATCCCCGGTGAACATCAACGTCACGTTCAGGGTGATTCCGGCGGCAGCCAACTCTTCCAGTGCCAACAGCCCCGCTTCGGTTGCGGGAACCTTGATCATGCGGTTGGTGTGTCCCGCCGCCCATTGCTTGCCCAGCTCGATGTAGCGGGTGGCGATTTCGGAGGGTGAGAGGTTTTGATCGGGATCTTCCAAGATGGGATCGAGCTCGAAGCTGACCCAACCGGCGTTACCAGCGGTCGATTGATGGATGGCCGCGAATTTCTTTTCTGCATCGGTGACCAATTCGTCCGTCAGGGCCCACGCGATGGATTCGTCGTCAAGACCTTCGCTGAGCAGCGCGTCGATTCGATCATCGAAGCCGCCGGCCTTCACAATCCCAGAGATGATGGCGGGGTTGCTGGTTGCACCAACCGCCCCCCACTTGAGGTTCTGGTCAATTTCGGAGGGCTCGACCGAATCCAAATACAGCTTGGTTCCGGAGTCAATCAGGGACTGGAGGGATGCAGACATCAGTTCACTTCGTGGGTTTCGGTTAGACAAGTGTGAATCGCGAAGACGCAAACAAACGGCTTTCACAAGCGAAACAGGAGCCAAACGCGAGCGAATCGCCCGAGTCGGTGCAAATCCCCGCCAGGTTGTGTTCTCCACGACTCCCCAACCGGATTCCTCGTTGCGGGTGGGGAGAGAATGAAAACGCAGTGCCAACGGTCTGGTTCGCTGTGTTCAGCCGATTAGGCTGTTTCAACAATTAGAATGCATCCGGCCCGTTTTGTGGGGGTGGGGCAACGCGTCGCTGATGCTTTTCGCGCGGATCGGCAGCAGACCGCCAAGCGTTTCGGGTTAGAAACTTCCCAGTTTTTCTAACCCTCTCAATTGTCTTGCAACAATTGAAACGTTTGCGTGGGACAATCGCATTGACGTGGACCTTCTGCCGATCGCTCGATAGCTTATGGAGATGACCGACATTGGCGGCAGATGCGTCGTTGACAGCGACCGATGCTGGCGGCAAAACGAGATTGAGACGAGTTTCAATCTCACGAAAAACTCGCTCCCTCCACTTGTCCACTCGAAGCGGTCCCGACGGGACCACTCTTCTTCTCACTTTCGGAATCCTCGATGACCGCAGATTCAACCAAGCCGTCGTTCCTGGAGCGGCCTGGCCCGTGGGGACTGAGTGTGGCTTTGTTGATCCTCATGGGATTCTTCTTTTTCATGCCGTCGGCGTTCCGCGCTGCTCGCATGGGGCTGAAGAACAAAGAGAACGATGTCAAAGACTGGTTGCCCAGTGACTTCCCTGAGACCGCCGAACTGGATTGGTTCGCGGATCACTTTGCGGGCGAAAGTTTCGTTCTGTTGACCTGGGAAGGATGCAACGTCGGCGACCAACGGTTGCGACTGTTCGAAGACAAACTGTTGCACGAGTCGGCGAACTATCGCGAGCAACTCGCCGCGGAAGAAGCCTGGGGCGAAAACGCCTTGTCACTCGCCGAAGTCCAAGCTCGTGTCCGGGCTCGAGAACTGGGCGAGGAATTGGAATTGTTGCCGCCTGGCCAAGACCTGACCGACTGGGGTGGTCAAGGCGAAAAGTGGTTGGCGTCCGCCGATGGCACTTGGTACTACATCACGCCGGAAGGCAAGCTGTTCCGCTGGGAAGAGTCGATGAACGGCCCGGCCGCCTTGGTCCGCAAAGTCAAGAAATCACTCGGCAATTACGAGTTGCAGGGTCAGTTTGTGACCGCGTTCGGCGATCCCTCCACCGCCGACCGAATCAACCCGTTCTACAACGACCCGATGTTGTTGTGTGCGCCTCTGTTTCAAACGGTTCAAACCGGAGCCACCATCGCGGAAGAGCTCGCCGCGGAAGGCGGTCCGCTGTGGCCGATCGATCTGACGGACGTGACCAAGAAACCGATCGTGGCCAAACGGTTAGCGATGGAGCGTTTGACCGGAACGTTGTTCGCTCCCGCAGTGCCGCATGAGTTTGGCTGGACGGCGGAATCGTTCGTCGAGGCCTTGCCCGAAGAACAGCGAGGCGAATTGCCGGCGGATGCCCTGGAGGTTGCTGAACGAACCCTGCAAACCTTTGTGACCGAACGTTTGGATGGCCAACGAGAGAAGCTTCCCACTTCACTCACTCAGACGCAAACCGATGCTTGGTACGCCGTGTACGATTCGTTGGGCGTGGAACCGCCGCCACGTCTGACTTGTTTGCTGGTCACGTTGACGGATTTGGCGAAAGACAATCTCGCCTTCGCGGTCGGCCGCGGGACGTTGGGAATGCCTCAGGGTCGATTGCTGCAACTGGCTCAGCAATCCGGAATCCAGCCACCGCTTCCGCCCAGCAGTGCGCCGCCGCCGTTCAATCGCGAGCCGCCGGAATCGATTGGCGGAATGCCTCCGTTGCGAATGGGCGGTCCTCCGATCGACAACATCGCCATTGACGAAGAAGGCACGATCACGCTGGTTCGCCTGGTCGGCTACTGCATCCTGGTGGGCGTGTTGCTTTCGTACTTCTGCTTCCGCAGCGTCAAAGTCACGATCATGTTGTTTGTCGTCGGCGGTTCTGCCGCGATGCTCAGCATGTCGATGGTGGGTTGGACCGGCGGACGCGTTGACGCGATTTTGATGTCGATGCCATCTCTGGTCTACGTGCTGGGGTTGTCGGGCTCGATTCACGTCATCAATTACTACCGCGACGAAGTCCGATTCCGCGGGCGACGTGGGGCGGCCACACGAGCCTTGATGCATGCGGCATTGCCCTGCTCTTTGGCGGCACTGACCACCGCAATCGGTTTGGCGTCGCTGTTCACCAGCAATCTGAAACCGATCAGCAACTTCGGTTTGTATTCCGCGATCGGTGTGATTTCGACGCTGGGCATTTTGTTCAGCTACCTTCCCGCGGCACTGGAAACGTTTTCGCCCCAGTTTGGCCAAGACAAATCCGAAGAACGCAAACGCTTGGCCGCTGCCAAAGGCCAAGCGGAGTCAACCGGCAAGGCCTCGGCAGCCAAACCCCAACCCGCCAAAGAGACGGTTTCGGGTGAGTTGGAATTGGCGGCTTGGTGGGCAGGCGTTGGCCGCTGGATCACCAGCCACCATGCTTTGGTCAGTGTCGGTTGCATCGTCGGACTCGCGGTTGCGTCGCTGGGACTGTTCAAGATCACGACCTCGGTGCAGTTGCTGAAGCTGTTCGATCCCCAGGCCCGTATCCTTCGCGATTACGCTTGGTTGGAAGATCACTTTGGGAACTTGGTGCCAATGGAGATCGTGGTTCGCATGCCACCTGAAATCCAACGCCCAGAGCGTTTGGCGGTGGCGACAACCGAAGAAGAAATCGAGGACCAAGATCGTTTGTCCGACCCGATTTCGCTGAGCTTGTTGGAACGCATTGAAGCGGTTGCTCGAATCCGCAAGGTGGTCACTCGCTCGCTCGGGGAAGAAGGCATCGCCAAGGTCGGCCAAGCGTCCAGCATGGACACCTTCATCGCGCCCCTTCCGGACGTCAGCAATGGATGGAGCAACACGCGGTCACAATTCAACAGCCGCTTGAACGATTCACGTGACGAGCTTCTCCGAAGCGATTACGTCAAAGTGGAAAAGAACGGCCCGCTCAAGGACAGCGAACTGTGGCGATTGAGCTTGCGAGTGAGCGCGCTTTCGGATGTCGATTACGGGTTGTTCATCAACGAACTGAAAGACGCGGTCGATCCAGTTGTGCAAGCCTACCGTGTGCGAGCGAAATTGCTGCGTGAGTTGCAACAACCCGACGGAACGCAAATTCCCAAGGCCAAGGTTCTGGTCCTCGGTGCCCAAAACATTTTGGACCTGGACAGCGCGATCCTGGTGAGGACGGACGAAGCAAGCGGCGAACGCATTGTCGATCAGCAAGCCGTGTTCCTGGCCACGTTGCGGGAACTGCTGGGCAACGAACGCATCCGGCAAAGCTGGATTGATCCTGAAGCAACTGACGCGATCGCGAAACCCTCAGACGAGAACTGGGATCGGCGAATCGCGGCCGCAGACGTGGTCATCGATCTGGCGGGACTGCGATTCCAATCTTCGACGGCCACACCGGCCGCGGTTGAGAAACCCACGCCGTCGATCGCCGCCGGTGCGCCCCGATTGATCTCCGCCATGGAAGTGATTTCACGGCCGATCCCCAAGCACATTCTGACACTCGAGAAAGTCGCAGACGGGCTGCCCGATCGTTTGCCGGTTTTCGAGCTCGACGAACCCGCCACGCCTCAGGTGATCTACACGGGTGTTGTGCCTGTGGTCTACAAAGCCCAGCGGACCCTGTTGGGCAGTTTGGTCGAATCGATCTTGCTCGCGTTTGTGCTGATTGGTTTGGTGATGATCGTGTTGCTGAACCCAGGTTCCTTCCCTGCAAATTGGTTGGCTCCTAGCAATCTGCGGGCAGGCTTTGCGGCCGGCGCAGTTTCGATGATCCCCAACGTGTTCCCGGTGCTGTTGGTGTTCGGCATCATGGGACACATGCGAACGGCAGTCGACATCGGAACGATGATGACCGCCAGCGTCGCGATGGGAGTCGCGGTTGACGACACGATCCACTTCCTGACTTGGTTCCGACAGTTCCTCGAAGAAGGCAAGTCGAGAAAAGAAGCGGTCATCGAAACCTACCGCCGCGTTGGCCCCGCCATGACGCAAACCACCATCGTTGGTGGATTGGGTTTGTTCATCTTTGCGATGTCCACCTTCACCCCCACGCAGCGTTTTGGAACGTTGATGTTGGTGATGTTGGCAGCCGCCTTGATCGGTGACTTGATCTTGTTGCCCGCTTTGTTGGCTGGGCCACTTGGAAAGGTCTTCAAACCAAGGCACGCCCACCTGGGAAAGCCCGCGTTTGATCCTGGGCAATCTGTCTCAGGCGAAACTGCGCTGCGAGACGACCAGGTCACCACGCCTAGCCGTCCCGAGGGGATCGTTGTGACAGAGGACACTCCCGTGTTGAAGGTCCACAAACCGCCGACACGGGCGGAGTCCAACCAACCCTCCCCCAA includes these proteins:
- a CDS encoding transaldolase family protein; amino-acid sequence: MSASLQSLIDSGTKLYLDSVEPSEIDQNLKWGAVGATSNPAIISGIVKAGGFDDRIDALLSEGLDDESIAWALTDELVTDAEKKFAAIHQSTAGNAGWVSFELDPILEDPDQNLSPSEIATRYIELGKQWAAGHTNRMIKVPATEAGLLALEELAAAGITLNVTLMFTGDQYHAAREAVWKGAQRAAESGTRSLDQFKSVYSIFISRIDVYTQKELPNLSPEAQGNVGILNAKRIWKENQLFWADKNLKLEQELIFASTGTKSKDDPPWKYVAALAGSDIQTNPPSTNEAVDASGKLFTREVDDMPSQAVQDEIDAALDIKAMHKFLMDEGVDKFVKPQRELLAIISAKRDELTKQA
- a CDS encoding efflux RND transporter permease subunit, which translates into the protein MTADSTKPSFLERPGPWGLSVALLILMGFFFFMPSAFRAARMGLKNKENDVKDWLPSDFPETAELDWFADHFAGESFVLLTWEGCNVGDQRLRLFEDKLLHESANYREQLAAEEAWGENALSLAEVQARVRARELGEELELLPPGQDLTDWGGQGEKWLASADGTWYYITPEGKLFRWEESMNGPAALVRKVKKSLGNYELQGQFVTAFGDPSTADRINPFYNDPMLLCAPLFQTVQTGATIAEELAAEGGPLWPIDLTDVTKKPIVAKRLAMERLTGTLFAPAVPHEFGWTAESFVEALPEEQRGELPADALEVAERTLQTFVTERLDGQREKLPTSLTQTQTDAWYAVYDSLGVEPPPRLTCLLVTLTDLAKDNLAFAVGRGTLGMPQGRLLQLAQQSGIQPPLPPSSAPPPFNREPPESIGGMPPLRMGGPPIDNIAIDEEGTITLVRLVGYCILVGVLLSYFCFRSVKVTIMLFVVGGSAAMLSMSMVGWTGGRVDAILMSMPSLVYVLGLSGSIHVINYYRDEVRFRGRRGAATRALMHAALPCSLAALTTAIGLASLFTSNLKPISNFGLYSAIGVISTLGILFSYLPAALETFSPQFGQDKSEERKRLAAAKGQAESTGKASAAKPQPAKETVSGELELAAWWAGVGRWITSHHALVSVGCIVGLAVASLGLFKITTSVQLLKLFDPQARILRDYAWLEDHFGNLVPMEIVVRMPPEIQRPERLAVATTEEEIEDQDRLSDPISLSLLERIEAVARIRKVVTRSLGEEGIAKVGQASSMDTFIAPLPDVSNGWSNTRSQFNSRLNDSRDELLRSDYVKVEKNGPLKDSELWRLSLRVSALSDVDYGLFINELKDAVDPVVQAYRVRAKLLRELQQPDGTQIPKAKVLVLGAQNILDLDSAILVRTDEASGERIVDQQAVFLATLRELLGNERIRQSWIDPEATDAIAKPSDENWDRRIAAADVVIDLAGLRFQSSTATPAAVEKPTPSIAAGAPRLISAMEVISRPIPKHILTLEKVADGLPDRLPVFELDEPATPQVIYTGVVPVVYKAQRTLLGSLVESILLAFVLIGLVMIVLLNPGSFPANWLAPSNLRAGFAAGAVSMIPNVFPVLLVFGIMGHMRTAVDIGTMMTASVAMGVAVDDTIHFLTWFRQFLEEGKSRKEAVIETYRRVGPAMTQTTIVGGLGLFIFAMSTFTPTQRFGTLMLVMLAAALIGDLILLPALLAGPLGKVFKPRHAHLGKPAFDPGQSVSGETALRDDQVTTPSRPEGIVVTEDTPVLKVHKPPTRAESNQPSPKG